The region TTAATCCGTTCGTCAGTTTTTTTTTTCTCggcttttccgcggttattttctaatCGCTATCTCTGATCCGatctttgttttagtttaactttttgctcgtttatcagaatcaagcgattcaagcgcctagagtttcgtctcgaaaccctctttctgtttaatcaactcaaacaagtattTACTTCTGTAAAATGTgaattagatccagattagtaaacgaagcttgtttctttcgccgtttgagtttcgttgtttcttttgatttgatttcttttgcaaaccggagttcttaagttgaactttttggttagatctcttatttgagttttacttgtgcattagatgagtacttattgtataatTGTTTGTTTATTTGTTTCGACAGAGtatccggattgcgccgcttgctacttcgaatccctaggtttcacggatcatcagcaaggcaagtaacactttgatcatacctctttactacccagttttattgcattagatcaatcctcacacaattgcatgattaggatatgattaatatgtgggttttcggaagtagatgaggtagtacctattacctattttatgatcaaacccttgggagttacttctacgtttgcttatattgttatgctatgctagtagacgtggattgggtgagtgtatccatgacagatgtgagattgttaataatggtttatttaaggtggcaactttaatacatatctattgtggattgaggtacctgggtattccaggattgcctgttttttcttaccgccacccaggctcaaagggatcataagatttttcatgctagaaacttccttgtgcagccacaagctactatgggctctagcatagttgtttaagttgtgtgaactcttacagtggtagactagcagatgtaggggaaagtaggtgtaacggtctacccatggTAAGGTGTAGGTCTACCCATGGTAAGGTGTaaacgtttctgaaagactatgtctcggtcatccgtatctcaaacaccctgtagtgcgcgaAAACCAACGgatgagatcgagtcttgtggggaaaagtgcgcaaacttctgcaaagtgtataaactaatcatgattagccgtgtccccggttatcgacgttttgagtatctagtacttggattatcatgtgaatctcatcatgttactttaattaatttttttgggttttaaatgatgatacttaattgggattgacaaTGTTGTCaagcattctcaatgtttaacaaccaccatgatagttaaataaaatttattcctttgcagtaggggaaaattggctttatgcaaaaactgtaaccatagagctttccaccagccatattatgcatgtagtgtagccttattctttcattactctctatgtgttatattgccagcatattccatgtgctgacccgttttcgggctgcaacgttcatgttgcagacttttcagacgacgagtaagataccttaggatcgtggtcctatacttagtgatgccgttggagttgatggactcacttatcttccaagccttccgctgttatcgttattagatggcattaagccatatttattgtaataagttctcttttgagactttcgatttaataagtgtgtgattgccactctgttataaatccttcaagtactgtgcgtgtcagcattaccgatccagggatgacactagtaCGATCATTTTATAGACAGGACATGCCAATAGAAACGATCTTGGTCCACAATACACTTAAAGTATGGCTACTGATGTGATGGTTTGACTCCGCCATGGGAGATGATGCTTCGGTTCTCGACCCAAAAAAATATGTCAGGGTTAACCTGATTGAAGCCCCTTGTAACAAGCCTTCACAGCTAAGCTAAAAGGAATACCTTGGCCTTGCCAAATTGATAAGGTACCCCAAGGAGGAGGTCTTGTTAAAAGGTACCTCCTCTTATTTAATGAACAGGGAAACATGTATGGGAAAGCCAATAAGACCTCAGAGCCGAGTATATCCTCCGAATCGGGAGCCAGCGTGGAGGATAGAACTCGCCTGCGAAGCCGAAGACCTGAGGTGTTAATATAGCTCTAAAGAAGACGTCCAATATCCTCCCCTTGAatactagttcaggggctactgttggtgtcctggattagggagggCTTGCCTCGTCGGCCCGCCGGTTATGAGCCGGGCCGAGGACCCACCGAAGACCGATGAATGGGCCATGCAAGTCCTCGCCCTTGGCGTAATGAAGATGAAGATCCCCTGGAGGCTTGGCGTACACTTCAATCATATTTGAATGACCGGCATGCTTATGCCTAGATTGTAACCGATAATGTGTAAACCCTAGGTACCCCCAGCGTCTATATAAGTCATGGGGTTTAGTCTGTGGAGGCATGATTGCAAGGTTTAGAGGTTAGAACATCTTCATACAATCTCGAGGTTAGATCATACTGTACTCTGTACCCCATCACAATCAATATATCAGAAGCAGGACGTACAATTTTAcctcattaagagggcccgaacttgggtaaacacggTGTCCCTACTTTCTCCTATTACCATTTAGCTCAGATCACCAAGTTTGGGACCACCTGCCCGAGATATGAGGTTTTGGCACCAACAGGGTGTGTCCCACACATCAGTAACAGCGACGGCTAATAGTCAACTCCCTTGACCAATGGAAAAGACCCATTTGGGCATTGGTGAGTGTGTACGGCATGGCGTTGTGAAAAAGTCAGCAAAGTTAGTTCGCTTGGGTAAAACTGAGCACAACTTTGCAACCACGGGCACAAAAATAGAAATCATATTTAAGAATTATTAAGGATGGTTGTGCGCATCACAATGATTGAGAGGCCGGAGGTTTCAACCTCCTTTCAAGGAAAACTGGCACCGGTATGTATAGGCGCAGATGTGCATACCATATGCACCAAATTATTTTCTAATTCACGTGTCTAGGGTACAGGTACGGTAGAACCGATGTCCATGTCTCTTCATTTTGCCTCTTGTCACCTTGTCCTTGTTGTTGTCTGTCATGTTTTGCAACTTCCATGTTGAAAACAAGGTTTGATAAGTTCCTTTACATTTTTTTTGCTTTCTACAATTTTTATTGGAATTGAAAGCTATCTTATAGATAATGTACTATATGTTAAATCTAGTCACCTTTCGGAGTGTGTATGCTCCAACAAAAGATTCCGTAGATCCTGACTAAGAACTTGCAAATAGTATCATTGGTGTGAAACATAGAAGCAACAATGTGTTCTCGCTAATCCAATTAGCTATCATGCATTGGGCATGCAACTGGTAACTATGAGGAGGAAGTACAAGGGAGACTTTACAAGTAATGGTAGTAAATATTGATGATGTCGGGAAGCGATTCGTTGAACAAACCCATGATTTGCATGTTTAATTTTTATTTCTTGTTGGAATGGTCACTCCCTATAGTAAACATACAGGGTACATGCTTTACTTAATTACTTTCAATTGCAAAGTAATTGACCACATCAATTAACTATGCTTGTTCATGATTAGATTGAAAATCTTTGTTTAAGGTTTGCTTGTCAACCAAGTCATGAATAGTTTGATTCTTGCAGAAATTGTGCACTCTGAACAAGAATTGGAGAGTGTGAATCCTTTTCCTTACCCTTTTTTATAAATGCACCCCGCAGGGTTAGACCATTTAAGATTGACTATTATGTGTCCACGCTATCATTTACTACTATGATCTATATTGTACCATGGTGTAGATGCATTAATTTAGTTGCTTCACTCACATGGTATCTCCGCATCACATAACAATGCATTAGAGTCCTATATATACTTCTGAAGACTACAACCATGGACAATAGTATGAGCTTTCCATTGTTAAAGGTGTGTAGTTTATGGGCTCGAGAGTGAGCCAGGAAGAGGAAGAGATAGTCTCTAAGAGCAATGGGAGTAGGATCGTGGAGGAAAGTCTAGAGCTCGATTTCTCCTCTAGTATCAGAGGTAGAGATTTTCTTTGTGCTTTCCCCATGCCTCCTATTCCTATCGATCTTAGGTACTCCTTCCTCTTTCTTCAGGAAATCCCAAATATTTTGACAAGAGAAGGTAGATAGTACGAGTGCATAGGATGTTTCATATGATAAAACGGTGGAAGTGAGTCTGTAAGAGGAAGAAAAGAGGGTCCAAGTGTGTGGTCATGGAAACATGGAGGCAAGTTAAAAATCATGGCTCTAGAAATAGAGGTTGTGATGTGTTTCCCTTTTTCCCGATGCCTTCCATGCCTATTGTTCTCAGGTGCACCTTCCTCTTCCTTTGGATATGCACAATATTTATTTTTGAGACAACAAAAGATATCCAATAATATGCTTAGATAAATATGGATTTTTGGATGTGCCAGGAAGAAGAAAACATGGGGACTACAAGCATACAAGCATTGACCATGGGAACAGGGGGAAACATAAAAAACTCCAGCTAAAATTAGAAGTTGAGGTTTTGTTTTTTTCCTCTTATTTTCTTGCACAATTTCCATCACTGACAAGCAATGGACAACTTCATGGTTTAATTGATCTCTTTGGCTAGCATGATTTCttcgtccattcaattatttgaaggtTCCGTTGGTCTTTCGCTTTTTACAATATGGAAAGTAGCAAGTTTTTAATATTCAGTGGCATGTATTGTGCATATACTATTCCTAGATCAATAACTCAAGTTAGTAGATATTAACTAGTGGACACAACATGGCTCATGAATGGTGACACCCTATTTTGGTAAGATATCAAATagagaaataagttatatatggaaGATAAGACGAGTAAGTCCTTTTGGAGGCCAAGTTCCATggaggccggaattttgaaaaaaaaatcaaaattcaaaCATTCTAGTttctaaaaaatctgaaaaataTACATGTATATAAAGAtgtaatgtatgtgtgtgtgtgtaaaatTTCACGATAAAATACCTTGAATTGTGACCTATACAAAAAATATCATGGATTTTAAGCAATGAACAGGACAACTGCTAGAAAAGCAGATGTTGTTTTTTTTTCTGCACAGCCTCATTCCAATTTGGCTCAGGTATTAAATAAACAAATCATCATGCAGTAATAATATGTCCTAATTTATAAGTGCTATGACAAATTCTAATGGAATGACAGGAAACAAATGACTTGGATGCACAACTAGCCCAGGCATGAAGGTTCAGATTTCACAGGCAATGAAATCAGCTCCATGAAGATGGTATATTTGGAAATAAAGGCGACCTTTACTAAATATGTTTTATGTTGATGACTTGTAAATTAAAATGCCGGGTGTTAGAAGAATCGATACATTTGTAAGAGCATCAACAACCGCAAGTACCGAATCCCCCCCACCCCAAGCGGCTGAGCTCGCTGGCTAGAATGAATGCCTGGGTGCTGATAGTTTCGCGTGTACAGGGAAGCTGCAACAGCGACTGTAGTTTGCTCCAACCATCTAGTCTAGCTAGTTTGAATCGATACCTGCCCACGCCTGTAGTTCTCCAATGTCGGTTGAGAGTTCAATCTCAGTTGATACTTCTGTACGCAAAATTATTTTCCTTCTTTCCTGCTAGACTACGAGCAAAAAGCAGCATGGGACGTCAGAAAGGGAATTTCAATACAACTCTTGTTGAATTGTATATGTCACATTATATATATCACGCAATTTTTTATCAGGCAGGACATTCATGTCCACACTAGCAAGCGCCTACTTGATTCTTCTGTACAAACCGTGCGTCACGTCCACGGTCCTCTTCAGAAAATTTATTTTCAAGAACACAGTTATTCTTTCTTTCATTAATAAATCTTCCAAGCACCAAGCAGGGATCACTATCAGATGTACACTCCTAAAATAATCAAGCAGGTGTCACTATCAGATGTGCATCAGGCGTACTTCTTTGTTCTGCCGTATCATTTTTATACAATCTGGCCGGCCAATCAAATGTGCGCGTCATTTTTATACCACTACCGGCCACCATAATCCACGGCAACGCACAAGCCCTTTTCCACAGACAACTTCGTATACGCACCGTGTCTCCTATTTTTAACAAGTACATGACACTATATATACCACCAAGTCTCATCCAACAAACCAAACCAACACTATATATACACACACTTGCCATCCTAGCTTGCATCTGCCTCTGCAGTACTGTCATTGTTGCAGTTTGGTGCCTAACCGAAGATGGCCATCCACAAGGTTTTGCTTCTTGCNNNNNNNNNNNNNNNNNNNNNNNNNNNNNNNNNNNNNNNNATACTTGGAAGCATCTGCCTCTATGGCACTGTCATTGCAGCTCGTGAGCTGAACGATGACTTGTCGATGGTGGTGAAGCATGAGAACTGGATGGCGCAGTATGGCCGTGTGTACAAGGACGCCACTGAGAAGGCGCGTCGGTTCGAGATTTTCAAAGCCAATGTCGGATTCATTGAAATGTTCAATGCCCAGAATCATAAGTTCTGGCTCGGCGTTAACCAGTTTGCTGATATCACCAATGATGAGTTCAAGACAACCAACACAAACAAGGGGTTCAAGGCAAACGCCATGCGAGTTCTTTCTACAGGATTCAGGTATGAGAATATGAGTTTTGATGTTGTTCCAGCGACGATGGACTGGAGAGCCAAGGGGGCTGTCACCCCTATCAAGGATCAAGGCCAGTGTGGTAAGTAAACAAAATATGTGTTGCACTACATATATGTGTTAATATTTTATAGGAAAACACTATAAGAAATTAACAACACAATTATTTCTAGGCTGCTGTTGGGCATTTTCTGCTGTTGCCGCGACAGAGGGCATTGTAAAACTGAAAACCGGCAAGTTAATCTCACTGTCAGAGCAAGAGTTGGTTGACTGTGATGTTCATGGTGAGGATCAAGGCTGCGAGGGAGGACTCATGGATGATGCCTTCAAATTCATTATCAAGAATGGAGGTCTTACCATGGAGTCCAGCTACCCATATACTGCAGCCGACGGCAAGTGCAAGGCTGGATCCAACAATGTTGCAACCATCACCGGCTATGAGGATGTTCCTGCCAATAACGAGGGTGCCCTTATGAAGGCGGTGGCAAACCAACCAGTGTCCGTAGCTGTGGACGGAGGCGACATGACATTCCAATTCTACTCTGGCGGGGTGATGACTGGCTCCTGCGGTACTGACTTGGACCATGGAATTGCAGCCATTGGATATGGAAAGACTAGTGATGGCACAAGTTATTGGTTGATGAAGAATTCATGGGGCACAACATGGGGTGAGAATGGGTACTTGAGAATGGAGAAGGACATTGCAGACAAGAAGGGCATGTGTGGTCTTGCCATGGAGCCTTCATACCCCACCAAATAGGAAGATCACCAAATGCCACCTAATCATGCATATGCACAATTCTCTAATAATTAAGGTCCCCATGTCCTATGTATAGTTCATATGTGTCTGTAAGTTGTGTACGATGATGTATCTTATGTCCATACATTGTTATACTTTGTAAATTAATACCATGTGTGATATATTATATAGTACGTGAAAATTTGATTAAGAATTATGTTGATATATATCCATGAAGCTTTGAAATGTCCAAAACATTTGGCTATGTCAAGAGTTAACTCTAAAGGGCATTTTCATATATATGATTTTTATGTCGGGTCTTTTCGGTATTTATTGGAATTTAATGTCTTAACTGAAAATTGGAGGCATCCTACGGGTGATTTGTATCATTAGATAATACTACATGCACTATTTCAATTGAACCAATCCCTTGCAACAAGATTTTGAGGAAACTCCAACTTCCCAAAATGGCCTAACGCATGACACCTTATGTTAAGGTGATAGGCGATGACAAAGGAGACATCATTATGTTATCATAAATATGCACATTGTGATATTTATTGAGATCGTAGGTTAATCTTTTATGTGTTTTTCCATGTATCTGATCAACTGAGACATTTATGGGTtcttgttttatatacatttaggcATTCCGTTTCAACTTTTCGTATGAAatcaagcttacagaattcctagtTCTATAACAATCAAAATATGTATGCGAAGCACTTTTAGGACGAACAGATAATCATCTTCTTCCATTAATTAATTATAGGAAAGTATTTATCATGTGGAACGGTAATAATATACGTGGACATAATAAAGTGACAATTGCTATGAAAATAGTTTTATAGTTTCCATATGGGTTTTTTGAATTGATTCTATAACATGTAATTTTTTTCGCATGTTGTAAGAACACTNNNNNNNNNNNNNNNNNNNNNNNNNNNNNNNNNNNNNNNNNNNNNNNNNNNNNNNNNNNNNNNNNNNNNNNNNNNNNNNNNNNNNNNNNNNNNNNNNNNNNNNNNNNNNNNNNNNNNNNNNNNNNNNNNNNNNNNNNNNNNNNNNNNNNNNNNNNNNNNNNNNNNNNNNNNNNNNNNNNNNNNNNNNNNNNNNNNNNNNNAAAATTGAACATCCTTCTAAATGGTGAGAAGATATCACTTTACTTGCAAAAGTAAAATGTAATTCTCTTTAAAAGAATTGTACCACTGGAATCACCGCCTACTTGATTATCTTGAGGTAAGGAATGCATTGGTATGACTTCAAGTTGACATATATTCCGCAGTGAAGTTGGCAATATGTTTATCTGAGCTTCCTTCTTCGTGCAATGCATCTTTGGCCTTTTGAATCCACTTTGCAGATTTTCTTTTGTACATATCCTTCTATCTCTATCCATTACCTTTCTAATCCACCTCTTGGCCTCCATCGTCTCTAGCCATAACTTCCCGCCCTTCTGTACTCACACGCCCATGCCCCACGCGCTCCCCGCAAACTTTGCTATGGTGGGTTGGTATGAACAAAGTGGGATTCCCACAAGAGGAACACCACTAACAACTGCCTCCAATGTCGAGTTCCACCAGAAGTGGGCAACAAAATGACCTACATGTATATTCGTGAATTTAGATCTGAAGAGTTGTCCTTATTTTATTACTTTGTAAAACCTTTTTATATTCTCgtgcataaaaataaaacaaatgtATTTTGTGTTACCACACCAATAGCCTTGCGTGATAAAACCTCAAGTTGGGGGTACCATGCAACAAGTGATCCATTATTCACACATTTCACCTTTAGTTCTACAGATAACTTGTGTGACTTGTTGGATCTGACATCTTCGAAAAAGGGTTGGGCAAAATTGTGCAGTCCACTGTGATTCTTATCCAACTGGGTTGCGTCATAGTTAGAGATGGTCCCATAGGATACAAGCACAATAGAGGAAATGAAAAGCTTTTCTACCCAATCCATATACGTTGCATCACCACTAAACAAGTTGAAACCATAAGACTTGTTGGATGATAGGTTGGGCCTATCATCTTAGCTCTCCATGTTAACTCCATGTACTCTACCTCCTGCTTGGTTGCCAAATTTTAAAAGATCAAATTTCAACTAAAATCGACTAAAAAGAATCAAGTATAAGAACGTCATACTCAGAGGAGCGTATTTGTTCGTTCCTACCCATATGAATCCATTCACATGACAAATCCGTTGTGACATAATTAATAGTCGAGGGTAGAACACGTGTATGTAATGGTCGTGCAGGTACTTGTAGCGCTTGAGGCCCTTATGCCGCCTCAGATAGTTTGAACTGAATTGCAGTTTGCATCCTCCTTATGACTAGAAATGTGGAACAAAATATGTAGACTAGTTGACGATGTCCTCCTTACACACTGTCATGTTACAAATCATGTGCCTACAACGCTTGTGTGGCGCATTACTCCTCCTAAATAAAGAAATAAAGTATACAACGTTAATTGATAAAAGCAATATGCGGTGTCTTATTATGATATGTATCACTGATAAATGCAGTAAAAATTCACATTTCTAGTTAATCTTTACTTTTTCCAGACCGGTGATTCCTGGTTTGCTGAAATATTCTAGTGACCTCAAGTTGCACAACGCTGCGTACAAAGTTTGACTAAAATGGGAAAAAATACCCAGTGGAACTTTGGTCTAGGCGCATCCAGATTGACAAAAAAAATACATTTTAAAAATAGCAAAAAACCCGAATAATTCTTTGTCACGAACATGCTCTAGTGTTATACTTATGTGTAAAGTTACAAGAAGAAACTACTCACTTGGTCTTCTTGTGTTTAAAAGAACAAAATCAAATTTACATAAAAGGTACTATTCAAGAATACATAGAGTTCGGCAACGGAAGCAATTGTCACCGGTGTACCTATTTTCGCAATATCACAATGGGCGGACAAATGTAACCGCCGGCCACAAAGTATATGAAGAGCAGATGGGTGGACGGCTTGTGTCCATTTCGAAATGAGAAGGACTTGGTGAGAAGGGAAGGGGTGAAGACGTGCATCAAGGAGGTGATATGTGGGGAGGAGAACAAGAGGGATGTTTCTAAGTGCATGCAGAAGGGTCAAGGCTGAAGAGACTATGCAGGAAGGAGAGCGCTCTGACAATAATAAGCAGATTTTGCAGCCAAGAATTTAGCGAACTATGATAATTTTCAGtcagaaagatcttcccaagtacctTTTCCTATACTAAATGTTCTAGTCCCCTGTTGTTACATCGATCTATAAATCAAGTGGTAGCTGAAAACTACTTGTTGTGAAATCAACTTACTTTTGTGGGCTTAATCAAGCAGTCCCTTGTTGAGCGACATTTAATATGGGACGGAGGCAGTACTTGTTGGAGACAGGAAGGAGCAAAAATGAAATTATCTGATTTAGTATAGCACTGTTGTGGGATCCAGAATTTTGAAGCCTAAACTTGTGATTGTCTCAAGTGGTAGTCGATGCCCTCACCGACCATAACCTAGAGCTTGCATTGAAGTACCTTCACCTCCTTCGGGTCTCCCAGTCGAGGTTCTGGTCTATCCAAGATACCAGCCTCCTCGGTGGTTCTATTGGGAAATGGGGAAACCCTTCCAGGCCCCCTGTCGAGGGATCTTCCACGTAAAACCACTCCTGGTACCAAAGCTTTGTTGTTTTGGCAAAATTTCCTTCCTACCAAATTGCGTTAGTAAATCAATTAACATGGCACCAGCGCACTCCGTTAGTTGGGGGCTGTTGTCGCTCGCCTTAACCCCAAACACCTTCAGCCAAAGTCCGAAGTGGGACTCAACATGAAGGAATGCGTCACaaaagattgtgtagctggagatgAGGAGGATGGAGTTCGGGGGTAAATGATAGAAAACGAGACCGTAGTAAAATAGGAACCCCTGAATGAAGGGGTGGAGGGGGAACCTAGACCCCGGACGAGGTGGGGAACGAAAATTAACTGTTCGCCTTTGTGGGGAGTGGGGATGGCAGAAGACGAGTGATTCATGCCCGCCTCCGTAGGAGACCGACAAACAACCTTGCTAGGAAGGTCTGCATCGGCCTAGAGCTTCCAGTGGTGCCAATGATGACTGTAGAGCACAAACACACACCCCCTCTACATTACCAGTCATGGTGACAGGGGAAGAGAATAGGATGAAGGCTAGAAGCAGGTCTAGAAATGCTGGGGCTTGCGGTGGAGTTTTGGCACTAGAGCAAGGCTGAGAGCTTGGGTAAGATTGATTTCCGGCTCGTCCTTTTATATATAGGGAGGTCAAAGACTATGGGTCACCCCACCAATCAGATTGCCAGTTTCGGATTCGTCGTGCAGTCTGTGTGCGCAGGAATCAAGGCGTGTGCGTTGGTTACGATCATTTTACTGACAGGACATGCCAATAGAAACGGCCTTGGGCCACGATACACCTAAAGTATGGCTACTGATGTGACGGTTTGACTCCGCCATGGGAGATGATACTTCGGTTCTCGACCAAAAAAAAGATGTCAAGGTTGACCTGATTGAAGCCCTTGTAACAAGCCTGCACAGCTAAGCTAAAAGGAATACCTTGGCCTTGCCAAATTGATAAGGTACGCCGAGGAGGAGGTCTTGTTAAAAGGTACCTCCTCTTATTTAATGAACAGGGAAACATGTATCGGAAAACCAATAAGACCTCGGAGCCGAGTATATCCTCAGAATCGGGAGCCAGCGTGGAGGATAGAACTCGCCTGCGAAGCCGAAGACCCAGGTGTTAATATAGCTCTAAAGAAGACATCCAATATCCTCCCCTTAAATACTAGTTCAGGGGTTACTGTtgatgtcctggattagggggggatTGCCTCGTCGGCCCGCCGGTTATTAGTCGGGCCGAGGACCCACCGAAGACCGATGAATGGGCCATGCAGGCCCTGTCCCTTGGCGTAATGAAGATGAAGATCCCCTGgaggcttgatatgtctccaacgtatctataatttatgaatcattcatgctattttattatctgttttgaatgattacgggcattattatacacttttatattacttttgggactaacctactaaccggaggcccagcccatattgctgttttgttgcctgtttcagtatttcgaagaaaaggaatatcaaacggagtccaaatagaatgaaaccttcgggagcgtgatttttggaacggatatgatccgggagacttggagttcacgtcagaagagcctgagGAGgcaaggagataggagggtgcccccctccTACTGGGCACGcctcctgtctcctgggcccctcgagcaccccctgaccgacttccttcacctatataatcccatataccctgaaaacatcgataacgaagatagatcgggagttccgccgccgcaaggctctgtagccaccaaaagttaaccgggaccctgttccggcacc is a window of Triticum dicoccoides isolate Atlit2015 ecotype Zavitan chromosome 2B, WEW_v2.0, whole genome shotgun sequence DNA encoding:
- the LOC119366994 gene encoding senescence-specific cysteine protease SAG39-like, with product MVVKHENWMAQYGRVYKDATEKARRFEIFKANVGFIEMFNAQNHKFWLGVNQFADITNDEFKTTNTNKGFKANAMRVLSTGFRYENMSFDVVPATMDWRAKGAVTPIKDQGQCGCCWAFSAVAATEGIVKLKTGKLISLSEQELVDCDVHGEDQGCEGGLMDDAFKFIIKNGGLTMESSYPYTAADGKCKAGSNNVATITGYEDVPANNEGALMKAVANQPVSVAVDGGDMTFQFYSGGVMTGSCGTDLDHGIAAIGYGKTSDGTSYWLMKNSWGTTWGENGYLRMEKDIADKKGMCGLAMEPSYPTK